The Gemmobacter fulvus nucleotide sequence CACCCTCTCTCGGGCACCCTCAGGCCTGATCCTCCCCGGCCCTCCTCTTCCTCTCGAACCCCATGTTATCCGCAGGCGGCTTGCTTTTGTTCCTGTTATGTTCTATATTGAAAGCCAAGCTAGGAAGGGAGACCCCCGATGGAAAGCACCACTTACGCCTTGCCCGCGACGCCCAAGCAGATCGCCTATGCGCGTGCGCTGGCCCTGCGCAACCAGACCCTCCTGCCCTGGGAGGTTCAGCAAGACCTGCGCGCACTCAGCGCTTGGATCGACGCGCAAGCCAGGTTGAAGCCGGGCACGCAAGACAGCCGCCCGACCTCAAAGCAGGTCGCCTTTGCCGAGCGCCTCGCCCGCATCAAGCGCCGCGCCGTGCCGGATGAGTGTTTCCGCGACAAGGGGCTGATGTCGAAGTGGATCGACGGGAACAGGTACTGTCGTCCAACGGCAGAAGCAGGAGGCGCGCCTGAGGTCCTCGGATTCTCGCTGACGCGCTAATGCTTGTCTGATATTGCAAGCCCATAGAATGGCAGTCGTAGAGCATCCGCCATGCTATGGCATATCCTAACAGTTATTTTAGCAAATCTATGGAATTGCAAAACTTGCCCGCTTGACATACTGTGACATGGCGGAATGACCGCAGATGCAAAATCACAGGTTGGCAGATGTCGGTCACCAGAGCAAAGCAAAGACAGGCCCAGGAGAGGGTCAACCAGGCCGGCAGCCTTGCGAAGTCGCTGGCGAAGCCAGTCGGTGGCTGGATCGCCACATTTCAAGAGGCGATCGGGATGAATGCCCCGGCCCTTGCTGAACGCCTCGGCATCTCGCGCAATAACATTTACGCCGCGATCCAGAACGAACAGGCCGGAACCATCTCCCTGAACCAGATGGAGAAGATCGCCGAGGCCATGGGCGGACGCCTCGTCTATGCAATCATCCCGCGCGAAGGCCCCGTTGAAGAGATTGTCATGGCCCAAGCCCGCACGAAGGCACGACGCATCATCCAGCGCACGCGGGCGCATATGGCTCTGGAAGAGCAAAGCGAGGGCCTGCGCAGCGAGGCCGAGATGGTCGAGGACCTGGCGGCGGACATCATCCGCGAAGGCCGCCGGGATTTCTGGCAATGACGCTCGAGCTTCATGAACCCACCGGCGCGACCCCGCTGACGCCCGACGAGTTGCTGGGCCTCAAGGCCAAGCACATAGCGACCCGTGGTGAGCTGAACGAACTCGAAGGGGAGAACATCATCGCCGGTCTGACGTGGCTGGACCGACGCCCGAAGTCATTTGACGTCCTGACAGATGCCGCCGTGCGCGAAATCCACAAGCGTCTTTTCGGGGAGGTCTGGGATTGGGCAGGTGTCTACCGGCTGACCGAAAAGAACATCGGGGTGCCAGTGTGGCATGTATCGACCGAACTGCGCACCTGCCTCGATGACGCGCGATACTGGCGCGACCACAAGAGCTTCGACCCGCTGGAAGCGACGGCGCGCCTTCACCACCGCCTGGTCTGGATCCATCCCTTCGCGAACGGCAACGGACGTTGGGCGCGGATCATGGCGGACGCCTACTTGGCGAAGATCAATCCGGACATCTTCCTCGACTGGTCTGGCGGTGGAACGCTGAACGCCGAAAGTGCGCACCGGTCCGCATACATCGCAGCACTCAGAGCCGCCGATCAGCACGACTTCGAGCCGTTGGTGGCGCTCGTGCAGTCACTCGCAAGGTAGCCGTCCAGCTCGGACAGGCAAGATGGCGTGGCGGTTCACCCGAACCGGCGTCCGCCTTTGGTGAAGGTATATTCATTGGCGATGATCCCTTCCTCAACGGTATCGTCCGAGGTCAAGTGGTCGTATTCGGCCTGAAGCCGGCAGTAGAGCCAGCGGGCGAGATCGCGGATCGCCTCGGTCACGATCTCCTCCGCGTCCTCGGTCGGCGGCTGCCAGGTCGGGCTGTCGCGCGTGACGTCCACCGACATGGTATATTCGTGGAAATAGCGGCCTCGGTGGCTGACCTCGGCGGCAAGCTGGTAGAAGTTTCGGCGCTGGATGGCCTGCAACCGGTCGGCGATGGCATGGAGCGTCGCGTCGGTCGGGGCGTAGTCCCGGATGCGTGCGGCCGCGCCCTTGGCGTGGCTGAGATACCCTTCGAACGACGCTCCATCCCCCTGGCTCCAGAACCCTGAAAACCAGATGCAGGGCTTGGCCCGCGTCCCTCCGCCCATCAGGCGGACAGGGGTAGTCTTCAGGCAAATGCCGAGGATTTCGCAAACCCGTTCGAAAACTTCATAGACCGCGTCCCACCAATCATCGTGGGGGCCAAGTTCGCGATACCAGCTGCGCGCCTTTTCCTTGGCGGCATCCGAGAGTTCGGGGAA carries:
- a CDS encoding helix-turn-helix domain-containing protein, which produces MSVTRAKQRQAQERVNQAGSLAKSLAKPVGGWIATFQEAIGMNAPALAERLGISRNNIYAAIQNEQAGTISLNQMEKIAEAMGGRLVYAIIPREGPVEEIVMAQARTKARRIIQRTRAHMALEEQSEGLRSEAEMVEDLAADIIREGRRDFWQ
- a CDS encoding antitoxin of toxin-antitoxin stability system gives rise to the protein MPEVICTTVYQFPELSDAAKEKARSWYRELGPHDDWWDAVYEVFERVCEILGICLKTTPVRLMGGGTRAKPCIWFSGFWSQGDGASFEGYLSHAKGAAARIRDYAPTDATLHAIADRLQAIQRRNFYQLAAEVSHRGRYFHEYTMSVDVTRDSPTWQPPTEDAEEIVTEAIRDLARWLYCRLQAEYDHLTSDDTVEEGIIANEYTFTKGGRRFG
- a CDS encoding mobile mystery protein B → MTLELHEPTGATPLTPDELLGLKAKHIATRGELNELEGENIIAGLTWLDRRPKSFDVLTDAAVREIHKRLFGEVWDWAGVYRLTEKNIGVPVWHVSTELRTCLDDARYWRDHKSFDPLEATARLHHRLVWIHPFANGNGRWARIMADAYLAKINPDIFLDWSGGGTLNAESAHRSAYIAALRAADQHDFEPLVALVQSLAR